A genomic stretch from bacterium includes:
- a CDS encoding DUF1385 domain-containing protein — protein MSENKKVNVGGQAVIEGVMMRSPEAVSIAVRRPDGKIALKRHEYKGFTKRHKFFNLPFIRGGVILIESMVWGIKALNFSSDVAMREEGKPEEKGMSSLMLALTVIFALTAGMGLFFFVPLLIAEATGVENGIVFNVIDGVIRLLIFLGYLSLISLWKEIRRIFEYHGAEHKSIFAFESGSPLTIAGAKPFKTFHPRCGTSFLLIVVIVSVIVFAFTGRPHTMADRLIRFLLIPLIGGISYEIIKLSDSKYGKKIAGFLTSPGLWLQRITTKEPDDSQLEIGIVALKSSLNLKQDDNLDIVYE, from the coding sequence ATGTCAGAGAATAAAAAGGTTAATGTCGGAGGCCAGGCAGTTATTGAAGGTGTTATGATGCGCTCTCCGGAAGCTGTTTCAATTGCAGTAAGAAGGCCTGACGGTAAAATAGCCCTGAAGCGGCATGAGTATAAGGGGTTTACAAAACGTCATAAATTTTTTAATCTTCCGTTTATCCGCGGCGGAGTCATTCTTATTGAATCAATGGTATGGGGAATTAAGGCACTTAATTTTTCCAGCGATGTTGCAATGAGAGAGGAGGGTAAACCTGAAGAAAAAGGCATGTCTTCCTTAATGCTTGCATTGACTGTGATTTTTGCCCTGACTGCAGGAATGGGGCTTTTCTTTTTTGTCCCTCTTTTAATTGCAGAAGCAACCGGTGTAGAGAACGGAATTGTATTTAATGTTATTGATGGAGTTATCAGGTTGTTGATTTTTTTGGGATATCTCAGCCTGATCAGTTTGTGGAAAGAGATACGCCGTATTTTTGAATATCACGGAGCTGAGCACAAGTCTATTTTTGCTTTTGAATCCGGCTCTCCTCTTACAATTGCAGGAGCAAAACCTTTTAAAACTTTTCATCCGAGATGCGGAACGAGTTTTCTTCTCATTGTTGTCATAGTTTCCGTAATTGTGTTTGCATTTACAGGCAGGCCCCATACAATGGCTGACAGGCTTATAAGATTTTTGCTTATACCTTTAATCGGCGGGATTTCATATGAAATTATTAAACTTTCCGATTCAAAATACGGAAAGAAGATTGCAGGATTTTTAACATCTCCGGGTTTGTGGCTGCAGAGAATTACAACAAAAGAACCGGATGATTCCCAGCTTGAAATAGGTATTGTAGCTTTGAAAAGTTCTCTGAATCTGAAGCAGGATGATAATCTTGACATTGTTTATGAATGA
- the rpmE gene encoding 50S ribosomal protein L31, translating to MKKGIHPEYKEATITCACGNVIHTRTTVGDIRIEICSACHPFYTGKQKLVDTAGRVEKYMRKYRSKDTGSDKKKEEKAS from the coding sequence GTGAAAAAGGGTATTCATCCGGAATATAAAGAGGCAACTATAACATGTGCATGCGGCAATGTAATTCACACAAGAACAACAGTAGGTGATATCAGAATTGAAATCTGCTCTGCATGCCATCCGTTTTACACAGGTAAACAGAAACTTGTAGATACAGCCGGAAGAGTTGAAAAATACATGCGTAAATACAGATCAAAAGATACTGGTTCCGACAAGAAGAAAGAAGAAAAGGCCTCATAG